The following are encoded in a window of Candidatus Fluviicola riflensis genomic DNA:
- a CDS encoding amino acid permease, which yields MAGSPWRKKPISLFEADMKKSELKRVLTRWGLTSLGIGAIIGGGIFTLTGIAAHDHAGPALALAFVIAGVGCLFASLCYAEFSAVLPVEGSAYAYSYGTVGELFAWIIGWNLILEYMMGATTVAVAWSGYFEKLLHQCGIHPPIWLMNDPVTAAEKTQAAIKAAEKAGNSQLVADLMAQPSFAFNLPAFLITWVVTAILVRGIKEAAKTNNLIVILKVAVVLFVIFVGFFFIDTANWSPFIPEQVTDAKGVSHFGWSGVVTAATIVFFAYIGFDAVSTQAGEAINPKKDVPFAIIMSLVICTVLYIVVSLVLTGMVPYNELDMKAPVASAFEGVGMPWATILITIAAVAGLMSVMLVMMLGQTRIFLGMAKDGLLPFKLFGKVHPKFKTPFRSTILVGFIISVVASVTPIDKVSEMCSMGTLLAFAMICVAVLILRYKQPDLERPFRVPWLPVVSVLGVSFNIFLMCFVRPDTWIAFLCWSALGVIVYFAYSRRHSKLNEWEFEQSLKGHDAINKAAEELEKED from the coding sequence ATGGCAGGAAGTCCATGGCGTAAAAAGCCAATTAGTTTGTTTGAAGCCGATATGAAAAAAAGCGAGTTAAAACGCGTTTTGACTCGTTGGGGATTAACTTCATTAGGTATTGGTGCAATTATTGGTGGTGGAATCTTCACCCTTACGGGAATCGCGGCGCATGATCATGCCGGTCCCGCTTTGGCTTTGGCTTTTGTAATAGCAGGTGTAGGATGTTTATTTGCATCGCTTTGTTACGCTGAATTTTCGGCTGTATTGCCCGTGGAAGGTTCTGCCTACGCTTATTCTTACGGAACGGTTGGTGAATTGTTTGCATGGATTATCGGGTGGAACCTGATCCTGGAGTATATGATGGGAGCTACTACGGTTGCGGTTGCCTGGAGCGGGTATTTCGAAAAGCTCCTCCATCAATGCGGAATCCATCCCCCCATATGGCTCATGAATGATCCGGTTACTGCTGCTGAGAAAACACAAGCTGCTATTAAAGCTGCTGAAAAAGCCGGGAACTCACAATTGGTAGCCGATCTGATGGCACAACCTTCTTTTGCGTTTAATTTACCCGCATTCCTTATTACATGGGTTGTTACGGCAATTTTGGTACGTGGAATTAAAGAGGCCGCTAAAACAAATAACCTGATCGTAATCCTGAAAGTGGCTGTTGTACTATTTGTGATCTTTGTTGGTTTCTTCTTCATCGATACAGCAAATTGGTCTCCGTTTATTCCTGAGCAGGTGACAGATGCCAAAGGTGTTTCCCATTTTGGTTGGAGCGGTGTCGTCACTGCAGCAACCATTGTTTTCTTTGCTTACATCGGTTTTGATGCCGTTTCTACACAAGCCGGCGAGGCAATTAATCCGAAAAAAGACGTTCCGTTTGCCATTATTATGTCATTGGTGATCTGTACCGTACTTTATATAGTCGTTTCCCTGGTATTAACAGGAATGGTTCCTTACAACGAATTGGATATGAAAGCTCCGGTAGCATCGGCGTTTGAAGGTGTTGGAATGCCTTGGGCGACGATCCTGATAACGATAGCAGCCGTTGCCGGTTTGATGTCGGTAATGTTGGTAATGATGTTGGGGCAAACACGTATTTTCTTAGGAATGGCGAAAGATGGTTTGTTACCGTTTAAACTGTTTGGAAAAGTTCACCCTAAATTCAAAACACCATTCAGAAGTACGATCCTTGTCGGATTCATTATTTCCGTAGTAGCATCTGTTACACCGATCGATAAAGTTTCCGAGATGTGTAGTATGGGGACGCTTTTGGCTTTTGCTATGATTTGTGTGGCCGTATTGATCCTGCGTTACAAACAACCTGATCTGGAGCGACCTTTCCGTGTGCCTTGGCTTCCTGTAGTATCTGTATTAGGTGTAAGTTTCAATATATTCCTAATGTGTTTTGTACGTCCTGATACGTGGATTGCTTTCCTTTGCTGGTCTGCATTGGGTGTCATTGTTTATTTTGCTTATTCAAGACGCCACAGTAAACTGAACGAATGGGAGTTTGAGCAATCGTTGAAAGGCCATGACGCCATCAACAAAGCTGCAGAGGAATTAGAAAAAGAAGATTAG
- a CDS encoding cell filamentation protein Fic, with protein sequence MSFIYQLRAWPEFEIDFEQIGETLERVTRKQGALVGKLRAAGFPLQEETLLHVLTSDLIKSSEIEGELLATDEVRSSIARKLGMEIGGLIPSDRHVDGLVEMLLDATQKCDEPLTKERLFGWHSTLFPTGYSGTISIKTGEWRDDRDGPMQVVSGALGRERVHFKAPDAAYVSDEMERFLQWFNASSRMAPVIKAAIAHFWFVTIHPFDDGNGRIARAIADMLLTRSEGMNQRYYSMSAQIRKERNAYYSILEKSQRGDLDITPWIEWFLNCLYAALEDSEAGLETTFQKSNFWEINRHVSMNERQTAMVNRLLDGFVGKLTSSKWAKICKCSPDTALRDINDLIAKEVLVKDQSGGRSTAYLLK encoded by the coding sequence ATGTCGTTTATCTATCAATTACGAGCGTGGCCGGAGTTTGAGATCGATTTTGAACAAATCGGTGAAACACTGGAACGTGTAACGCGCAAGCAAGGCGCGTTGGTGGGTAAATTACGTGCTGCCGGTTTTCCGCTTCAGGAAGAAACGCTTCTGCATGTTTTAACCAGTGACCTTATCAAATCTTCAGAAATAGAAGGCGAATTGCTGGCAACCGACGAAGTACGTTCTTCCATTGCCCGTAAGCTTGGTATGGAAATCGGAGGTTTGATTCCTTCAGACCGCCATGTTGACGGTTTGGTAGAAATGTTGCTGGATGCCACTCAGAAATGCGATGAACCATTGACCAAAGAACGTTTGTTTGGCTGGCATAGCACCCTTTTCCCAACCGGTTATTCCGGTACTATATCCATCAAAACAGGCGAGTGGCGAGATGACAGAGACGGGCCGATGCAGGTTGTCTCCGGCGCATTGGGCCGTGAGCGTGTACATTTCAAAGCACCGGATGCAGCGTATGTGTCCGATGAAATGGAACGTTTTCTACAATGGTTCAATGCGTCTTCTCGTATGGCTCCTGTAATCAAAGCTGCCATTGCACATTTTTGGTTTGTAACCATTCACCCGTTTGATGACGGAAACGGCCGTATTGCCCGTGCCATTGCAGATATGTTATTGACCAGATCGGAAGGAATGAACCAGCGCTATTACAGCATGTCGGCACAAATACGCAAAGAGCGAAATGCCTATTATTCTATACTGGAAAAAAGCCAGCGTGGTGATTTGGATATCACACCCTGGATCGAATGGTTCCTGAATTGTTTGTACGCAGCACTGGAAGACAGTGAAGCAGGGTTGGAAACAACTTTCCAAAAATCAAACTTTTGGGAAATCAATCGTCATGTATCGATGAATGAGCGCCAAACCGCCATGGTCAATCGTTTACTCGATGGTTTTGTGGGGAAACTCACTTCCTCCAAATGGGCAAAAATCTGCAAATGTTCACCGGACACGGCTTTGCGCGACATCAATGACCTGATCGCCAAAGAAGTATTGGTGAAAGATCAGTCCGGCGGGCGAAGTACGGCCTATTTGCTGAAGTAA
- a CDS encoding capsule biosynthesis protein CapA gives MSLYMKSSTRNAVMLCGLVVPAVAAFVYLKQPWLNEVRNGRAGFPPVEQTEDSLISLIAVGDMMLGTNYPSADLLPPNGQNILDSLKDVLRDADLTFGNLEGTVLNSGGDVKSCSDPSKCYAFRQPEYMVDHLKDAGFDMVSIANNHMGDFGEPGRTNTQKVLKAKGIKYAGLETCPWDTIHVKGLVIGLTAFAPNSGCLKLNEYERAKKIITELDAISDIVLVSFHGGAEGRSRTNVTRKTEEFVGENRGNVYEFAHMAVDAGADMVLGHGPHVTRAIDCYKGKFITYSMGNFATYARFSLSGVSGIAPVYKLYFKRNGDFVRGEIVSIRQLGEGGPTIDPNKQVLAEIRRLCKMDFPEIPWNITDDGKFEIKK, from the coding sequence ATGTCTTTGTATATGAAATCATCTACCCGAAACGCAGTCATGTTATGCGGCCTTGTTGTGCCGGCAGTAGCAGCATTTGTTTATTTGAAACAACCATGGTTGAATGAAGTCCGCAATGGTCGTGCCGGCTTTCCACCTGTAGAACAAACCGAAGATTCATTGATTAGTTTGATTGCCGTTGGCGATATGATGCTTGGAACCAATTATCCGAGTGCCGATTTACTACCTCCCAACGGACAAAATATTCTTGATTCGCTGAAAGATGTTTTGCGCGATGCCGACCTGACATTCGGAAACCTGGAAGGAACAGTATTAAATAGTGGAGGTGATGTAAAATCGTGCAGCGATCCGAGCAAATGTTACGCTTTTCGTCAACCGGAATATATGGTTGATCATCTCAAAGATGCCGGATTTGATATGGTTTCGATTGCCAATAACCACATGGGCGATTTCGGTGAACCGGGTAGAACCAATACACAAAAAGTGCTGAAAGCAAAAGGTATTAAATATGCGGGTTTGGAAACGTGTCCATGGGATACGATCCATGTTAAAGGACTGGTGATCGGGCTTACGGCTTTTGCGCCCAATTCGGGATGTTTGAAACTGAATGAATATGAGCGTGCGAAAAAGATCATTACCGAACTGGATGCGATCTCCGATATCGTTTTGGTTTCGTTCCATGGTGGTGCTGAAGGTCGTTCACGTACCAACGTTACACGCAAAACAGAAGAGTTTGTGGGCGAGAACCGCGGAAATGTGTACGAGTTTGCGCACATGGCCGTAGATGCAGGAGCAGATATGGTGCTCGGACATGGTCCGCATGTAACCCGCGCCATCGATTGTTATAAAGGAAAGTTCATTACTTATTCCATGGGGAATTTTGCGACCTATGCGCGTTTCAGTCTTTCGGGTGTGAGTGGAATCGCTCCTGTTTATAAATTGTATTTCAAGCGCAACGGCGATTTTGTACGCGGTGAAATTGTTTCCATCCGGCAACTGGGAGAAGGTGGCCCGACAATTGATCCGAACAAACAGGTACTGGCAGAAATTCGCCGTTTGTGCAAAATGGATTTCCCTGAAATTCCATGGAATATTACCGACGACGGGAAGTTTGAGATCAAGAAATAA
- a CDS encoding alanine--tRNA ligase, which translates to MTVQEIRTHFFDFFASKQHQIVPSAPMVVKNDPTLMFTNAGMNQFKDFFLGNAVPKNPRVANSQKCLRVSGKHNDLEEVGVDTYHHTMFEMLGNWSFGDYFKEEAISWAWELLTEVYKIPKDRLYVTVFEGDAKDGVPKDQESYDIWKRFIAEDRIIMASKKDNFWEMGDTGPCGPCTEIHVDNRIESERAKGDGKQWVNQDHPQVVEIWNNVFMQFNRKADGSLEPLPATHVDTGMGLERLAMTMQGKTSNYDIDLFQALINHMEQVSGKKYGADEPTDIALRVIADHIRAIAFSIADGQLPSNTGAGYVIRRILRRAVRYGYQTLGLKEPFMAGLSGVLANVMGDAFNELNTQKNLIEQVIREEELSFFRTLEQGLKRIENLMDSARANNKTILSGADVFELYDTFGFPFDLTSLIARENNLSVDEDAFNAELQQQKNRSRAATAIETADWVELKDDYSEEFVGYDVLKANVEIVKYRKVSQKQRVFYQLVFNLTPFYAEGGGQVGDTGTISNDFETITIFDTKKENGLIVHLSETLPEHLNAQFSAKVDVKKRQLSTSNHSATHLLHHALRTVLGTHVEQKGSLVNPSHLRFDFSHFSKVTDEQLAQIEAMVVSAIRENQPLVEKRNVPIEVATEMGAMALFGEKYGDTVRVIQFGDSVELCGGTHVQSTGQISLFKLRSESAVAAGIRRIEAITNEAVEHYYAEQETKLETVNELLRNPKDLPKAVEDLIARNNQLMKQVEFFKKEQAKQVKVQLKSSIQSLGDVSLLEAVIDLDAASVKDILFQLKGEVPNLVSIIGSTDEDKCAISICIDENLSGSRNWHAGTIVKTVAPLIQGGGGGQPFFATAGGKDASGLQNAIREAKSLLSLN; encoded by the coding sequence ATGACTGTACAGGAAATACGCACGCATTTTTTTGATTTTTTCGCTTCGAAACAACACCAGATCGTTCCATCTGCCCCAATGGTAGTAAAAAATGATCCTACATTGATGTTTACGAATGCCGGTATGAACCAGTTCAAGGATTTTTTCCTGGGCAATGCCGTTCCGAAAAATCCGCGTGTGGCCAATTCCCAAAAATGTCTGCGGGTTTCAGGAAAACACAACGATTTGGAAGAAGTAGGTGTTGATACCTATCACCACACCATGTTTGAAATGCTTGGAAATTGGTCGTTTGGTGATTACTTTAAAGAAGAAGCCATTTCGTGGGCGTGGGAATTGCTGACGGAAGTTTACAAAATCCCGAAAGACCGTTTATATGTAACCGTATTTGAGGGCGACGCGAAAGATGGTGTTCCGAAAGACCAGGAATCGTATGATATCTGGAAACGCTTCATCGCGGAAGACCGGATTATCATGGCTTCTAAAAAAGATAATTTCTGGGAAATGGGTGATACAGGTCCATGTGGGCCGTGTACCGAAATCCATGTAGACAACCGTATTGAATCGGAGCGCGCAAAAGGGGACGGGAAACAATGGGTCAACCAGGATCATCCGCAGGTTGTGGAAATCTGGAACAACGTATTCATGCAGTTTAACCGCAAAGCCGACGGCAGCCTCGAACCGCTTCCCGCAACGCATGTCGACACCGGAATGGGATTGGAACGCCTGGCGATGACCATGCAGGGAAAAACTTCGAATTACGATATTGATTTGTTCCAGGCACTGATTAACCATATGGAACAGGTTTCAGGCAAAAAATACGGTGCAGATGAACCAACGGACATTGCGTTGCGTGTGATCGCCGACCACATTCGTGCAATTGCATTCTCCATTGCCGACGGACAGTTACCTTCCAATACCGGAGCGGGTTATGTGATTCGTCGTATTCTGCGTCGCGCTGTTCGCTATGGTTACCAGACACTCGGTTTGAAAGAACCGTTTATGGCAGGTCTATCAGGCGTTCTGGCAAATGTAATGGGGGATGCTTTCAACGAATTAAACACACAGAAAAACCTTATTGAGCAAGTAATTCGTGAAGAAGAATTGAGCTTTTTCCGAACATTGGAGCAAGGTTTGAAGCGCATCGAAAACCTGATGGACAGCGCTCGTGCAAACAACAAAACGATTCTCAGCGGAGCCGATGTATTTGAATTGTACGATACGTTCGGATTTCCATTCGACCTTACCTCATTGATCGCGCGTGAGAACAACTTGTCGGTGGATGAAGATGCGTTTAACGCCGAATTGCAACAGCAAAAAAACCGTTCTCGGGCCGCTACAGCGATTGAAACCGCTGACTGGGTCGAGTTGAAAGACGATTACAGCGAAGAATTTGTAGGTTATGATGTATTGAAAGCCAACGTGGAAATTGTGAAATACCGCAAGGTTTCGCAGAAACAGCGTGTGTTTTACCAATTGGTATTCAATCTTACGCCGTTTTATGCCGAAGGTGGTGGCCAGGTTGGTGATACAGGAACTATTTCCAATGATTTCGAAACCATTACCATTTTCGATACCAAAAAAGAAAACGGGCTTATCGTGCATTTATCCGAAACATTACCGGAGCATTTAAACGCACAATTCAGCGCGAAAGTTGATGTGAAAAAGCGTCAGTTATCTACCAGCAATCACTCAGCAACACACTTATTGCACCACGCGCTCAGAACTGTTTTAGGAACGCATGTAGAGCAAAAAGGATCGTTGGTAAATCCGTCGCATCTGCGGTTTGACTTCTCCCACTTTTCGAAAGTAACCGATGAGCAACTGGCACAAATTGAAGCCATGGTAGTTTCAGCTATTCGCGAAAACCAGCCATTGGTAGAAAAACGAAATGTTCCGATTGAAGTGGCTACAGAAATGGGCGCAATGGCTTTGTTCGGGGAAAAATACGGTGACACCGTTCGTGTGATCCAATTCGGTGATTCGGTGGAATTGTGCGGTGGAACACATGTTCAATCAACAGGTCAGATCAGTTTGTTTAAGTTGCGTTCAGAATCTGCGGTTGCAGCCGGCATTCGCAGGATAGAAGCCATTACCAATGAAGCTGTTGAACACTATTATGCAGAACAGGAAACAAAACTGGAAACGGTAAACGAATTATTACGCAATCCGAAGGACCTTCCAAAAGCAGTGGAAGATTTGATTGCACGCAATAATCAGTTGATGAAACAGGTAGAATTCTTCAAAAAAGAACAGGCTAAACAAGTGAAAGTACAACTGAAATCAAGCATTCAATCGCTTGGTGATGTTTCATTACTGGAAGCTGTTATTGATCTGGATGCCGCTTCGGTTAAAGACATTCTTTTTCAACTGAAAGGCGAAGTTCCGAACCTGGTTTCGATCATCGGATCAACCGACGAAGATAAATGTGCCATTAGTATTTGCATTGATGAAAACTTATCAGGAAGTCGCAACTGGCACGCCGGAACTATTGTAAAAACAGTGGCTCCGTTGATTCAGGGCGGCGGCGGCGGACAACCATTTTTCGCTACAGCCGGTGGAAAAGATGCTTCAGGTTTACAAAATGCGATCCGCGAAGCAAAATCGTTATTGTCGCTTAATTGA